One Lachnospiraceae bacterium C1.1 genomic region harbors:
- the cas9 gene encoding type II CRISPR RNA-guided endonuclease Cas9 (Cas9, originally named Csn1, is the large, multifunctional signature protein of type II CRISPR/Cas systems. It is well known even to general audiences because its RNA-guided endonuclease activity has made it a popular tool for custom editing of eukaryotic genomes.) has product MKEYGKKYYVGLDMGTSSVGWAVTDENYELRRAKGKDLWGARLFDEAKTSAERRVYRSGRRRLQREKARIGLLKEYFADEINKKDPGFYLRLEESKFHLDDRDDDNKQKYALFTGEYTDKDYYLDYPTIFHLRKALIDDDAKAHDVRMVFLALLNMFKHRGNFLNSSLDSDEDSGNLAEAWETFVSEAEMYDIQFKEVNVVELEKILSDKGYSKTLKEEKICQLLEIDKKQKAEHELISLLCGKTGKLVNIYGEDVVDEEHKKLSVCFRDSNDEKILEAQELLGDQYFSLIEAAKTVHDIGYLANILRGHKYLTYARVEAYENHKADLELLKKLIKKYEPDEYNNMFRVMGKENYSAYVGSVYSHGNRIRRNGGGGKKTDELYKMIKNILEKMPNDDEDVQKILNKIEADIFLPKQMTFANGVIPNQVYVKEMKKILLNAEAYLPFLRETDDSGLTVSQRILALFSFRIPYYVGPIGQEYADKEGYNVWSVRREAGRVYPWNFEQKIDTKLTAEKFIGRMVGHCSYLNDEKALPKCSLQYERFMVLNELNNIKVNGEEIAVEIKQDIYNSLFKSGKKISIRQLENYFKKKGFVEKDASDFIGGIDTENGFKSSLSTYGKFHGVIGDVIETDDGKTMVENIVFWMTVYGDDRKYVKERIKEKYNSELSDAQIKRILGFRFSDWGNLSKEFLNMSGTDVSDERSVLTALWETNKNLMELLSGDFSYKNALEIRINDAEKSLNEWSAEDLEGMYLSAPVRRMVWQTIRIMREITEVTGHAPDRIFVEMPREDGEKGKRTKSRKQKLSELYGALKAEGKEWKNEIEKRDESEFRRKKLYLYYLQMGKCMYTGETIDLEKLLKDNSSYDIDHIYPRHYIKDDSIENNLVLVKKEKNAHKSDVYPIEADIRNKQIRFWKLLVDKGFISRSKYERLTRVSAFTDEEKAAFISRQLVETRQGTKAITKILQDAFPDTTIVFSKAGEVSDFRKKYDMLKVRCLNDLHHAKDAYLNIVVGNTYFVKFTSNPIRFIKAAAKNPNDSLYKYNMDKIFEYDVIRGDEKAWIGTGKETKNSNNEKREFARHSVTLQTVKRTMAKNSVLITKRQYVVTGGITGKDTIYSAKIASGKEGAYIVASSDPRLRDVSKYGGRTAISTMCYCLVTYMLKKKRIISIEALPVYLGDINKISDDKIYDYLTGALIAENKGKEVTDIRLLYKPIRFNEFVRVDGHYYYIGGRTGSSICLENGQSLLFSKNYEDYLKIIEKASITGNYNIHNDQNEQLITKEKNLEIYSFIVKKLEGPYKNKKTSIMEILKSKKNDFKILKIEEQIKLILNIIEWMNLNCIAVDLSLIGSGSKSGYCRMNKKINDCNDVILISQSITGLYEKRINLLEL; this is encoded by the coding sequence ATGAAAGAGTATGGAAAAAAATACTACGTTGGATTAGATATGGGAACAAGTTCAGTAGGTTGGGCAGTAACGGATGAGAATTATGAGCTAAGACGAGCAAAAGGAAAAGATCTTTGGGGTGCACGTTTATTTGACGAAGCTAAAACCAGTGCAGAAAGGCGTGTGTACCGAAGTGGAAGAAGAAGGCTTCAAAGAGAAAAAGCCAGGATTGGACTTCTGAAAGAGTATTTTGCTGATGAGATAAATAAAAAGGATCCGGGTTTTTACTTGAGACTTGAAGAGAGTAAATTTCATCTTGATGATAGGGATGATGATAATAAGCAGAAATACGCGCTTTTTACAGGAGAATATACAGATAAAGATTATTATTTGGACTATCCAACAATTTTTCATTTAAGAAAAGCTTTGATTGATGATGATGCGAAAGCCCATGATGTCCGAATGGTATTTTTGGCGTTATTAAATATGTTTAAGCATCGTGGGAACTTCCTTAATTCATCATTAGATTCTGATGAGGATAGTGGAAATCTGGCAGAGGCATGGGAAACTTTTGTTTCAGAAGCTGAAATGTATGATATTCAATTCAAGGAAGTTAATGTTGTTGAGCTAGAAAAGATTCTTAGTGATAAAGGATATTCAAAAACCCTAAAAGAAGAAAAAATATGTCAATTATTGGAAATTGACAAAAAACAGAAAGCTGAACATGAGCTTATATCGCTTTTATGTGGAAAGACAGGAAAACTTGTAAATATATATGGCGAAGATGTAGTTGATGAAGAACACAAGAAACTTTCTGTTTGCTTTAGAGATTCAAATGATGAAAAAATATTAGAAGCACAGGAATTGCTTGGCGATCAGTATTTTTCTTTGATTGAAGCGGCAAAAACTGTACATGATATTGGTTATTTGGCAAATATATTAAGAGGTCATAAGTATTTAACATATGCAAGAGTTGAAGCTTATGAAAACCATAAAGCTGACTTGGAACTGCTTAAGAAGTTAATAAAAAAATATGAACCCGATGAATATAACAATATGTTTAGAGTAATGGGAAAGGAAAACTACAGCGCATACGTGGGATCTGTTTACAGTCATGGTAACAGGATACGCAGAAATGGAGGTGGAGGAAAGAAAACAGATGAGTTATATAAAATGATAAAGAATATATTGGAGAAAATGCCGAATGATGATGAAGATGTTCAAAAAATTCTAAATAAAATAGAGGCAGATATATTCCTTCCGAAACAGATGACATTCGCGAATGGAGTAATTCCAAACCAGGTTTATGTAAAAGAGATGAAAAAAATTCTTTTAAATGCGGAAGCCTATCTCCCGTTTTTAAGGGAAACAGATGATAGTGGATTAACAGTATCTCAGAGAATCTTGGCGCTTTTTAGTTTTAGAATTCCATATTACGTAGGACCAATAGGCCAGGAGTATGCTGATAAAGAGGGCTATAATGTATGGTCAGTAAGAAGAGAAGCCGGAAGGGTGTATCCATGGAATTTTGAACAGAAGATAGATACAAAACTTACTGCTGAAAAGTTTATTGGAAGAATGGTAGGGCATTGTTCTTATTTGAATGATGAAAAGGCACTCCCTAAATGTTCATTACAATATGAACGCTTTATGGTATTAAATGAGCTGAATAATATTAAGGTCAATGGAGAGGAAATAGCTGTTGAAATTAAGCAGGATATTTATAATAGCTTATTTAAATCCGGAAAAAAGATTTCTATCCGACAGCTTGAAAATTATTTTAAGAAAAAAGGCTTTGTTGAAAAAGATGCATCAGATTTCATTGGTGGAATAGATACAGAAAATGGATTTAAGTCATCGCTTAGTACATATGGAAAATTTCATGGTGTTATAGGAGATGTTATAGAAACAGACGATGGAAAAACAATGGTAGAAAACATTGTTTTCTGGATGACAGTTTATGGGGATGATCGTAAGTATGTTAAAGAACGTATAAAAGAAAAATACAACTCAGAACTTTCTGATGCACAGATAAAGCGTATTTTAGGCTTTAGATTTTCTGATTGGGGAAATTTATCGAAAGAATTTTTGAATATGTCTGGAACAGATGTATCTGATGAACGATCCGTACTTACTGCATTATGGGAAACAAACAAAAATTTAATGGAACTTTTGAGCGGAGACTTTAGTTATAAAAATGCTCTTGAGATTCGTATAAATGATGCCGAAAAGTCACTGAATGAATGGAGCGCAGAGGATTTAGAAGGAATGTACCTTTCTGCACCTGTTCGAAGAATGGTATGGCAGACAATAAGAATAATGCGAGAGATTACAGAGGTAACAGGACATGCTCCGGATCGTATTTTTGTAGAAATGCCACGAGAGGATGGAGAAAAGGGTAAGAGAACAAAATCAAGGAAACAAAAACTTTCAGAATTATATGGTGCACTTAAAGCTGAAGGAAAAGAATGGAAAAATGAAATAGAAAAAAGGGATGAGTCTGAATTTAGAAGGAAAAAACTTTATCTGTATTATCTACAGATGGGAAAATGTATGTATACTGGGGAGACTATAGATCTGGAAAAACTTTTGAAGGATAATTCAAGTTATGATATTGATCATATTTATCCCAGACATTATATAAAGGATGACAGTATTGAGAATAATCTGGTATTAGTTAAAAAGGAAAAAAATGCACACAAGAGTGATGTATATCCAATTGAAGCAGATATACGTAATAAACAGATTCGTTTTTGGAAATTATTGGTTGATAAGGGATTTATATCAAGATCAAAGTATGAAAGGCTTACTCGAGTTTCAGCATTTACGGATGAAGAAAAGGCTGCATTTATAAGCAGGCAGCTGGTAGAAACCAGACAAGGAACAAAGGCGATTACCAAGATATTACAAGATGCATTTCCGGATACAACTATTGTTTTTTCAAAGGCCGGAGAGGTATCGGATTTCAGAAAAAAATACGACATGTTAAAAGTACGCTGTCTGAATGACCTTCATCATGCGAAAGATGCTTATTTGAATATTGTTGTTGGAAATACTTATTTTGTAAAATTTACATCTAACCCTATTAGATTTATAAAAGCTGCGGCTAAAAATCCAAATGATAGTTTATATAAATATAATATGGATAAAATATTTGAATATGATGTTATAAGGGGAGATGAAAAAGCGTGGATTGGAACAGGTAAGGAAACGAAAAATAGTAATAATGAAAAGAGGGAATTTGCAAGACATAGTGTTACTTTACAGACGGTAAAAAGAACTATGGCAAAAAACTCTGTATTAATTACAAAAAGACAATATGTTGTTACAGGTGGAATTACAGGTAAGGATACAATATATAGTGCTAAAATAGCTTCAGGCAAAGAGGGAGCTTATATTGTGGCATCTTCAGATCCAAGACTCAGAGATGTTTCAAAGTATGGAGGAAGAACAGCTATAAGCACGATGTGCTACTGCCTTGTAACATATATGCTTAAGAAAAAAAGAATTATAAGTATTGAAGCGTTACCCGTTTACTTAGGTGATATTAATAAGATTTCTGATGATAAAATATATGATTATCTTACAGGCGCTCTTATAGCAGAAAATAAGGGAAAAGAAGTAACAGATATTAGATTGTTATATAAGCCAATACGATTTAATGAGTTTGTCAGGGTCGATGGTCATTATTATTATATAGGTGGAAGGACGGGAAGTTCTATTTGTCTGGAAAATGGGCAGTCACTTCTTTTTTCAAAGAATTATGAAGACTATTTAAAGATAATTGAGAAGGCTTCAATAACAGGAAATTATAATATACATAATGATCAAAATGAGCAATTAATAACAAAAGAAAAAAACCTGGAAATATACAGTTTTATTGTAAAAAAACTTGAAGGCCCTTATAAAAATAAGAAAACCTCTATCATGGAAATTTTGAAGTCAAAGAAAAATGATTTTAAGATATTAAAGATAGAGGAGCAGATTAAGTTGATCCTGAATATTATAGAGTGGATGAATCTTAACTGTATTGCAGTTGATCTGAGTCTTATTGGCTCTGGATCAAAATCCGGATATTGCAGAATGAATAAAAAAATCAATGATTGTAATGATGTTATATTAATCAGTCAGTCCATAACCGGTTTATATGAGAAGAGAATTAATTTATTAGAATTATGA
- a CDS encoding insulinase family protein produces MKKIISAIIIASLTTTLLSACGNSAANSKENKTEEALPTEASEVSSTETALADSADMEVGGEYHGFTLEDIYESESMDSDIYSFEHKGSGAELVYIKNSDTDCAFDITYKTPYVDETDTNHVFEHAILAGSEKYPATDVFFDMYSKAYFTYLNAQTSPTYTHYPIASCSQEQLIKMMDVYMSCMVAPAVLNDENFFKREAIRFELEKPEDDISINGTVFSEDLGFLTDNSENAYNAAIKCLYPGEIASNAIGMAEYHYDDLTYEHTIETYERCYHFDNSLITLYGDLDIDRFLEYLDSEYLSKVEVNGTDLSKYEDGLTEAGHVEETVYIPAYEGDSVEDSGQIIYLFDMQEEDAKTIEEWSILTDIINEKSSFMNKEAVKRNIPQNFKSYVDTSKGKAFTGFSLYYANAEDADDFRKLADDTLNDIAANGVSEELLESVLKRKEMSDIMLRDNQNVGFELASSLSQYWAAYGKTDCFKLSEEVLKEMEEDKDQKIIRKLAEGAINARRTAFATCIPKPGMAEEYEEERDNYLKKMKEDMSDEEIAELIKETEEFNKWNDDTKSNSDFTIDPAELPETKAKTFETSSDNGIEFYNGKVDAGDAGKYSLLFDLSGMTAEDIRYLILYTNMLGDLKTKEHNADELDILFGRYLYGLRGELIYPDEDAGEYHRPMLKMSWSSLGSDFGVGLDLLKEVLCDTDIEDYETISYLLSSRIGSMDWSKYDCNELIKIYGYAMNGANADSYKFMIDSSGQRLYEMTEELIADLSKDDEEKKGITESFEKARSRAFTRENLIFAAVTPENEKEEINKTAAAKLADFPEKTDSVSEKYELPDMPEKLAVIVESSMNGNALVGDFNSSEDFRGAYLPYAIALNDKYTVPEIRFKMGAYTAKTSFSAGNSHLINITYTDPNAADSLKALNAGKDYLETAEITEDELKGYILNAYGTATQPSGLWTDEMDAIMRHIYGVDEDKYVSMINDIINCDAEMQKDAAASLKEIMEKSRAVTVGNESVIKKDADYYDEIINLKE; encoded by the coding sequence ATGAAGAAAATAATTTCAGCTATCATTATTGCAAGTCTGACAACTACTTTGCTTTCTGCTTGTGGAAATTCCGCAGCTAATTCAAAAGAAAATAAAACTGAAGAAGCACTGCCAACAGAAGCGTCTGAAGTTTCATCGACGGAGACTGCTTTAGCCGATTCAGCGGATATGGAAGTTGGCGGAGAATATCATGGTTTTACGCTTGAAGATATTTATGAATCAGAGAGCATGGATTCGGATATCTATAGTTTTGAGCATAAGGGAAGCGGTGCTGAGCTGGTTTACATAAAAAATTCAGACACTGATTGTGCTTTTGATATTACCTACAAGACACCTTATGTTGATGAGACTGATACCAATCATGTTTTTGAGCATGCCATACTGGCCGGATCAGAAAAATACCCGGCAACGGATGTCTTTTTCGACATGTACAGTAAAGCCTATTTTACATATTTAAATGCACAGACCAGTCCGACATATACACACTATCCGATCGCGAGCTGCAGTCAGGAACAGCTTATAAAGATGATGGATGTTTATATGAGCTGCATGGTGGCACCTGCAGTACTTAATGATGAAAATTTTTTCAAAAGAGAAGCTATAAGATTTGAGCTTGAAAAACCCGAGGATGATATAAGCATAAACGGAACGGTTTTTTCTGAAGATCTGGGATTCTTAACAGACAATTCTGAGAATGCTTATAATGCTGCGATTAAGTGTCTTTATCCGGGGGAAATTGCCTCGAATGCGATAGGAATGGCAGAATACCATTATGATGATCTGACCTATGAGCACACCATAGAAACCTATGAGAGATGCTATCATTTTGATAATTCGCTGATCACTCTTTATGGAGATCTTGATATTGACAGATTTTTGGAATATTTAGATTCGGAATATTTATCAAAAGTGGAAGTTAACGGTACGGATCTTTCAAAATATGAGGATGGACTTACCGAGGCGGGACATGTTGAAGAAACGGTTTATATCCCGGCATATGAGGGCGATTCCGTTGAAGACAGCGGTCAAATTATCTATCTTTTTGACATGCAGGAAGAGGACGCGAAGACAATTGAGGAGTGGAGTATTCTTACTGATATCATAAATGAAAAAAGTTCCTTTATGAATAAGGAAGCGGTCAAAAGAAATATTCCACAAAATTTTAAATCCTATGTTGACACAAGCAAGGGAAAAGCGTTTACAGGTTTCAGCCTGTATTATGCAAATGCGGAAGATGCAGATGATTTCAGGAAACTCGCAGATGACACTCTAAATGATATAGCAGCTAACGGTGTATCTGAAGAACTTTTGGAAAGTGTTCTTAAGAGGAAAGAAATGTCTGATATCATGCTCAGAGATAATCAAAATGTCGGATTTGAACTGGCAAGTTCGCTTTCTCAATATTGGGCAGCATACGGCAAGACAGACTGTTTTAAGCTTAGTGAAGAAGTACTTAAGGAGATGGAAGAAGATAAAGATCAGAAGATCATCAGGAAGCTTGCAGAGGGTGCCATTAATGCAAGACGCACAGCATTTGCAACCTGTATTCCGAAACCCGGAATGGCAGAGGAGTATGAGGAAGAACGAGATAATTATTTAAAAAAGATGAAAGAGGATATGAGCGATGAAGAAATAGCAGAGCTCATCAAGGAGACAGAAGAATTTAATAAATGGAACGATGATACGAAAAGCAATAGTGATTTTACAATCGATCCGGCAGAGCTTCCGGAAACGAAAGCGAAGACTTTTGAGACAAGCTCTGATAATGGAATTGAATTTTATAACGGGAAGGTAGATGCAGGTGATGCAGGAAAATACTCGCTTCTTTTTGACCTCTCAGGAATGACTGCTGAAGATATAAGATATCTTATACTTTATACAAATATGCTCGGTGATCTCAAGACAAAAGAACATAATGCTGATGAACTTGACATCCTGTTCGGAAGATATCTCTATGGATTAAGAGGTGAGCTGATCTATCCTGATGAGGATGCAGGAGAATATCACAGACCAATGTTAAAGATGAGCTGGAGTTCACTTGGGTCGGATTTTGGGGTTGGTCTTGATTTGCTGAAGGAAGTCTTATGCGATACAGATATTGAGGACTATGAAACTATTTCATACCTATTGTCGTCAAGAATTGGTTCAATGGACTGGTCTAAATATGACTGCAATGAGCTGATAAAAATATATGGCTATGCCATGAATGGAGCTAATGCTGACTCTTATAAATTTATGATCGACAGTAGTGGACAGAGATTATATGAAATGACGGAAGAGCTGATTGCTGATCTGTCAAAGGATGATGAAGAAAAGAAAGGGATAACTGAGAGCTTTGAAAAGGCACGCTCGAGGGCATTTACCCGTGAGAATCTGATCTTTGCAGCAGTAACTCCTGAAAATGAGAAGGAAGAGATCAATAAAACGGCAGCCGCCAAACTTGCTGATTTCCCGGAAAAGACAGATTCCGTATCAGAAAAATATGAGCTTCCGGATATGCCTGAAAAACTCGCTGTTATTGTAGAATCATCAATGAACGGCAATGCGCTTGTCGGTGATTTCAATAGTTCTGAGGATTTCAGGGGAGCCTATCTGCCTTATGCGATTGCTCTTAATGATAAATATACGGTTCCGGAGATTAGATTTAAGATGGGTGCATATACTGCAAAAACATCATTTTCCGCCGGCAATTCCCATCTTATCAATATAACATATACAGACCCGAATGCCGCTGACAGCCTGAAAGCCCTTAATGCAGGAAAGGATTATCTTGAAACGGCTGAAATAACTGAAGATGAGCTTAAGGGATATATCCTTAATGCCTATGGAACTGCCACTCAGCCAAGTGGACTCTGGACTGATGAAATGGATGCCATAATGCGGCATATCTATGGCGTTGACGAAGATAAATACGTCAGTATGATAAATGACATCATAAACTGCGATGCAGAAATGCAGAAAGACGCCGCAGCTTCATTAAAAGAGATTATGGAAAAATCCCGGGCGGTAACAGTCGGTAATGAGTCCGTTATAAAGAAAGATGCGGATTATTATGATGAGATAATAAACTTAAAGGAATAA
- a CDS encoding DDE-type integrase/transposase/recombinase: protein MNIILYLLQIIQQLYQQNCWLINFICRYVPLKQWAFDDSHSPKYQKFKVDELPKIVYYHHDWDWKDLNNYYTQRYGKPVKPIKRRSECDIPEDCTCPSCHAPQPYLYKNNGKAGQILCKICQTAFTPGDNRFDNQMSLKCPHCQHTLVRKKDRKHFVIHKCVNPKCSYYLRNLKKVDKEDLDEDYGKNKYKLHYIYREFTIDFFKMDLNSLPKNASSLKFNKHNAYIMSLCLTFHVNLGLSLRKTRQALSDLYGISISHQQIANYCKTAAICVKPFVDNYPYEKGSAFAADETYIKVRGIKGYVWLILNAATRAIIGYQISDNRGVGPCILAMRMAFKGITELPKNFKFIADGYSAYPLAAQQFFRQFGEKFKFEITQVIGLQNNDEVSKEYRPFKQMIERLNRTYKASYRITNGFDNYDGANYDLTLWVAYYNFLRPHKHNGFKPPVVDDILSKAENMPAKWQTMIYFGQKKILELQEAS from the coding sequence GTGAACATTATACTTTATTTACTACAAATCATTCAACAACTCTATCAACAAAACTGCTGGCTGATAAATTTCATCTGCAGATATGTACCGCTTAAGCAATGGGCTTTCGATGACTCCCATTCACCAAAATATCAAAAGTTCAAAGTTGATGAACTGCCTAAGATTGTCTATTACCATCATGATTGGGATTGGAAAGATCTCAACAACTACTATACCCAGCGCTATGGTAAACCTGTTAAGCCTATCAAGAGACGCTCTGAGTGTGACATTCCGGAGGATTGCACATGCCCTTCATGTCATGCACCTCAGCCTTATCTCTACAAAAACAATGGCAAGGCAGGCCAGATACTGTGTAAGATCTGCCAGACTGCATTCACTCCTGGTGACAACCGCTTTGATAATCAGATGTCTCTAAAGTGTCCGCACTGTCAGCACACTCTTGTCCGCAAGAAAGACCGTAAGCATTTCGTCATCCATAAGTGCGTTAATCCCAAGTGTTCTTACTATCTCCGCAATCTAAAGAAAGTTGATAAAGAAGACCTTGATGAAGACTATGGGAAGAATAAATATAAGCTTCACTACATCTACCGCGAATTCACGATAGATTTCTTTAAGATGGACTTAAATTCTCTTCCGAAGAATGCATCATCGCTTAAGTTTAATAAGCACAACGCATATATCATGTCTCTTTGCCTTACATTCCACGTCAATCTTGGATTATCTCTTCGTAAAACAAGGCAGGCATTATCTGATCTATATGGCATATCTATATCCCATCAGCAGATCGCCAACTACTGCAAAACAGCAGCCATCTGTGTTAAACCTTTTGTAGATAACTATCCCTACGAAAAGGGCTCTGCATTTGCTGCTGACGAAACATATATCAAAGTCCGCGGAATCAAAGGTTATGTTTGGCTTATACTCAATGCTGCCACCAGAGCCATCATTGGTTATCAGATATCTGACAATCGTGGTGTCGGTCCCTGCATTCTTGCCATGCGAATGGCCTTCAAAGGTATCACTGAACTCCCCAAAAACTTTAAGTTCATAGCTGATGGTTACAGCGCATATCCTTTAGCTGCACAGCAGTTCTTCCGCCAGTTTGGAGAAAAGTTCAAGTTTGAAATCACCCAGGTAATCGGTCTCCAAAACAATGACGAAGTATCCAAGGAATATCGTCCATTTAAGCAGATGATAGAACGCCTTAACCGTACTTACAAAGCCTCATATCGCATCACCAATGGATTCGATAATTACGATGGTGCCAACTATGATCTGACTCTCTGGGTTGCGTATTACAACTTTCTGAGGCCGCACAAACACAATGGCTTCAAGCCTCCAGTTGTAGATGACATACTCTCAAAAGCTGAAAACATGCCAGCCAAATGGCAAACAATGATATACTTCGGCCAGAAAAAGATACTGGAGCTTCAGGAAGCCAGCTGA
- a CDS encoding MATE family efflux transporter — protein sequence MKKEKIDNKFFYNKLWALAFPIAIQSLMLASVAAADALMLGRIAQEEMTAVSLATQIQFVQNMFIASIAGAGSILGAQYWGKGDRIAMEKLFNLLIKSCAIVSLLFWAGCEFAPDFLMRIFSHDEVLIEIGANYLRIAGWSYLLTGISQSYLTMMKVSEKVIPCAAISSSAVIFNIIFNAIFIFGLGPAPQLEANGAALSTTIARIIELSLCLIISARKDYLRPDWKHILANDPDLAKDFRRQCLPLLGGSLFWGVGFTSYTAIMGHVGSDAAAANSVAAVVRDLICCVCNGIGTAAGIMVGNLLGAHELESAKLYGKKLLKISFVIGFGSTALVLAITPFIVNSVKLSERAHEYLTGMMIIMGIYMIGRCVNTVTINGILDGGGDTIFDMYSLAVCMWGIAIPLALLGAFVFHWPVLAVYACTCLDEVGKIPWVMHRFHKYKWVQNLTR from the coding sequence TTGAAGAAGGAAAAAATAGATAATAAGTTTTTTTATAATAAATTGTGGGCTCTCGCATTTCCGATCGCGATCCAGAGTCTGATGCTCGCTTCCGTAGCTGCCGCTGATGCCCTGATGCTCGGCCGCATTGCACAGGAGGAAATGACAGCGGTCTCACTTGCAACTCAGATCCAGTTCGTGCAGAATATGTTCATTGCCTCGATCGCCGGCGCAGGCTCTATCCTCGGCGCACAATACTGGGGAAAAGGCGACAGAATCGCAATGGAAAAGCTTTTTAACCTTCTTATAAAAAGCTGCGCCATAGTTTCGCTTCTTTTCTGGGCAGGATGTGAATTTGCCCCGGACTTCCTGATGCGTATCTTTTCCCATGATGAAGTCCTTATAGAAATAGGAGCAAATTATCTCCGGATCGCCGGCTGGTCCTATCTTCTTACGGGTATCTCCCAGAGTTATCTCACCATGATGAAGGTCAGCGAAAAGGTAATCCCCTGTGCTGCGATAAGTTCAAGCGCCGTAATTTTTAATATAATCTTTAACGCGATATTTATTTTCGGTCTTGGTCCTGCACCGCAGCTCGAAGCCAACGGTGCCGCCTTATCAACCACTATTGCAAGGATCATTGAGCTCTCATTATGTCTTATCATATCCGCCCGAAAGGATTACCTTCGTCCGGACTGGAAGCATATTTTGGCAAATGATCCTGACCTTGCAAAGGATTTCCGCAGGCAATGCCTGCCGCTCCTTGGAGGTTCACTTTTCTGGGGTGTCGGTTTCACCTCCTACACGGCAATAATGGGACATGTTGGTTCTGATGCCGCTGCAGCAAATTCAGTTGCCGCAGTCGTCCGCGACCTTATCTGCTGCGTCTGCAACGGTATAGGAACTGCCGCCGGCATAATGGTCGGCAACCTTTTGGGCGCACACGAACTTGAATCGGCCAAGCTTTATGGAAAAAAACTTCTTAAAATTTCATTTGTCATTGGATTCGGATCAACAGCACTCGTACTCGCAATAACCCCTTTTATTGTCAATTCCGTAAAACTTTCGGAAAGGGCTCATGAATACCTGACCGGAATGATGATAATAATGGGAATATATATGATAGGAAGATGTGTAAATACCGTCACCATAAACGGTATTCTCGACGGCGGCGGCGATACTATATTTGATATGTATTCTCTCGCGGTATGCATGTGGGGTATCGCAATCCCCCTTGCCCTCCTCGGTGCTTTCGTCTTTCACTGGCCGGTACTCGCGGTTTACGCCTGCACCTGTCTCGATGAAGTCGGAAAAATCCCCTGGGTCATGCACAGATTCCATAAATATAAATGGGTACAGAATCTAACAAGATAA
- a CDS encoding LysR family transcriptional regulator codes for MDINVLKTFIAVCEHSGFSAAAEKLGYTQSTVSSQIHQLEKELNTVLFDRFYHRIAITSDGETVLRFARSVVEAEEKLMLELSKQERLDGTIRLAMSSSLCNRYFKNDFLRFKERYPGINLIVTESGTGRMFDMLQKNEVDLVFTLDRHVYEEDYIICAEREEQVHFVAAADHPIHKKTGLRLKDIYNEEFILTEKNMSYRRLLDRELAGQSLAIHPALEIGSPFQICDIAKDSNYIAFLPDFVTEDYIKSGELKVVEIIDCNIKVWTQILIHKNKWRSRVLSAFIDFYRDLTQG; via the coding sequence ATGGATATAAATGTTTTAAAAACTTTCATCGCAGTATGCGAACATTCAGGCTTTTCAGCTGCTGCAGAAAAGCTTGGATACACACAGTCGACGGTATCGTCGCAGATCCATCAGCTGGAAAAAGAACTGAACACCGTACTTTTTGATAGATTTTATCATAGAATCGCGATAACCTCGGACGGAGAGACCGTTTTAAGATTTGCAAGAAGTGTTGTCGAAGCAGAAGAAAAGCTCATGCTGGAGCTCAGTAAGCAGGAGAGACTGGACGGCACCATCAGGCTTGCAATGTCAAGTTCACTCTGCAACCGTTATTTTAAGAATGATTTCTTAAGATTTAAGGAACGATATCCGGGAATAAATCTGATAGTCACGGAAAGCGGAACGGGCAGAATGTTTGATATGCTGCAGAAGAATGAAGTGGATCTTGTCTTTACGCTCGACAGGCATGTTTATGAGGAGGACTATATCATATGTGCCGAGCGCGAGGAGCAGGTTCATTTTGTTGCGGCGGCAGATCATCCAATTCATAAAAAAACAGGACTCAGATTAAAAGATATATATAATGAAGAGTTTATACTTACAGAAAAAAACATGAGCTACAGAAGGCTTCTGGACAGGGAACTTGCGGGACAGTCGCTGGCGATCCATCCAGCGCTGGAGATCGGGAGTCCTTTTCAGATCTGCGATATCGCTAAAGACAGTAATTACATTGCCTTTCTGCCTGATTTTGTTACAGAGGATTATATAAAGAGCGGCGAATTAAAGGTAGTAGAGATCATTGACTGTAATATAAAGGTCTGGACCCAGATATTGATACATAAAAATAAATGGAGATCCCGGGTATTGAGTGCGTTCATAGACTTCTATCGCGATCTTACACAAGGATAA